The following coding sequences are from one Arcobacter sp. CECT 8986 window:
- the truB gene encoding tRNA pseudouridine(55) synthase TruB: MQKRLYNKEPLNKLLVVKKPMYISSNLYLNRIKRKYKNKKAGFSGTLDPFACGCLIVAFGQYTKLFKYLKKTPKTYRAVLWLGATSYSEDIENIISIKEEKTLNIEEIKEQIANLKGDIEYLPPKYSAKKINGKRAYELARAGIEVEMKKQIMSISNIKLLSYNHPFITFEATVSEGSYIRSLAQILAKNLEVVGTLSYLERINEGKFFFEDEKDLNPLEYLDLKENRYLGDKSLFNDGKKMPIENFENKDDGKYIIIFEDFFSIIQISNNEVSYILNKVTI; encoded by the coding sequence ATGCAGAAAAGACTTTATAATAAAGAGCCTCTAAATAAATTATTGGTAGTAAAAAAGCCAATGTATATTAGTTCAAACTTATATTTAAATAGAATAAAAAGAAAATATAAAAATAAAAAAGCAGGATTTAGTGGAACTTTAGATCCTTTTGCTTGTGGATGTTTGATTGTAGCTTTTGGTCAATATACTAAGTTATTCAAATATTTGAAAAAAACACCTAAAACTTATAGAGCTGTATTGTGGCTTGGAGCTACTTCTTATTCTGAAGATATTGAAAATATTATTAGTATAAAAGAAGAAAAAACTTTAAATATAGAAGAAATAAAAGAGCAAATAGCAAATTTAAAAGGTGATATTGAGTATTTACCTCCAAAATATAGTGCTAAAAAAATCAATGGTAAAAGAGCATATGAACTTGCAAGAGCAGGTATTGAAGTAGAGATGAAAAAACAAATTATGAGTATAAGTAATATAAAATTACTTTCATATAATCACCCTTTTATTACTTTTGAGGCAACAGTTAGTGAAGGTTCATATATAAGAAGTCTTGCTCAAATTTTAGCAAAAAATTTAGAAGTTGTTGGGACATTATCATATCTTGAAAGAATAAATGAAGGTAAATTCTTTTTTGAAGATGAAAAAGATTTAAATCCATTAGAGTATTTAGATTTGAAAGAAAATAGATATTTAGGTGACAAATCATTATTTAATGATGGTAAAAAAATGCCGATTGAAAATTTTGAAAACAAAGATGATGGAAAATATATAATTATTTTTGAAGATTTCTTTAGTATAATCCAAATTTCAAATAATGAAGTTTCATATATTTTAAATAAGGTAACAATATAG
- a CDS encoding ATP-dependent helicase translates to MSNNFLSSLNDSQKNAAQHIDGSLLILAGAGSGKTKTITTRLAYLISIGIDPASILTLTFTNKAATEMRDRAYSLIDPSMVNTPPLLCTFHKFGLLLLKFYMSELDRKNNFIIIDTDDKKRILKSIDKDLPLPLLTSEISKYKNSILSPTEAKAAAQLKLYQQIADVYEKYENYLEKNNLVDFDDLLLLPYKILCKNEKLAEELSEKYQYIMVDEYQDTNELQYKLLRKLCCTHNNLCVVGDDDQSIYGWRGATIKNILNFTEHFENTKVVKLEENYRSTTTILNHANQLIEHNRDRLGKTLVGTRTDGNSVRVYESSDENEETRKIVEDIKKLLASGEKASDIAILFRVNALSRSLEEGFNKAGLGYKLVGGMKFYERAEIKDLIAYFRILTNNNDNFSLKRIINKPKRGIGKTTIEKLDTKSIETKKPIFQLLEELEPEELSQVVGKKNSRTLKVFMASVMDLKETLDESKMRFLDSFEDTFDYRSSYDNAPDGFDRQANVDEFYGYIRDYFIQHPHLGLEDFLNEIALESEHSEFTEDMVSMMSIHASKGLEYKHLFIIGLEEGFFPIIGDGSDIEEERRLGYVAITRAMDNLTMSFVHSRFYKGKRATLSKSRFLSECGLIKGSLTIEKNSTYKKGDLVKHKIFGMGRVQKAVKAGKDYKLTINFSGQRRDILSSFIEKM, encoded by the coding sequence ATGTCAAATAATTTTTTATCATCATTAAATGATTCACAGAAGAACGCAGCCCAACATATCGATGGTTCGCTACTTATTTTAGCTGGTGCAGGCTCAGGTAAAACAAAAACTATTACCACGAGATTAGCTTACTTAATATCTATTGGTATAGACCCTGCTTCTATTTTAACTCTTACCTTTACAAATAAAGCAGCAACAGAGATGAGAGATAGAGCTTACTCTTTGATTGACCCTTCGATGGTAAATACTCCTCCTTTACTTTGTACATTCCATAAGTTTGGATTGTTATTACTTAAGTTTTATATGAGTGAATTAGACAGAAAAAATAATTTTATTATTATTGATACAGATGACAAAAAAAGAATTTTAAAATCAATTGACAAAGATTTGCCTTTACCTTTACTAACAAGTGAAATCTCTAAATATAAAAACTCAATATTAAGTCCAACTGAAGCAAAAGCAGCTGCACAGTTAAAATTATATCAGCAAATAGCAGATGTATATGAAAAGTATGAGAATTATTTAGAAAAAAACAACTTAGTTGATTTTGATGATTTACTTTTATTACCTTATAAAATCTTATGCAAAAATGAAAAATTAGCAGAAGAGTTAAGTGAAAAATATCAATACATTATGGTTGATGAGTATCAAGATACAAATGAATTACAATATAAACTATTAAGAAAACTTTGTTGTACGCATAATAACTTATGTGTGGTTGGTGATGATGACCAATCAATTTATGGTTGGCGTGGAGCAACTATAAAAAATATATTGAATTTTACAGAACATTTTGAAAATACAAAAGTTGTAAAACTTGAAGAGAATTACAGATCAACAACAACTATTTTAAATCATGCAAATCAACTAATTGAACATAACAGAGATAGATTAGGTAAAACTCTTGTTGGTACAAGAACTGATGGAAATAGTGTAAGGGTTTATGAATCATCAGATGAAAATGAAGAGACAAGAAAAATTGTAGAAGATATAAAAAAACTTTTAGCAAGTGGTGAAAAAGCTAGTGATATTGCAATCTTATTTAGAGTAAATGCTCTTTCAAGATCTTTAGAAGAAGGATTTAATAAAGCAGGACTAGGATATAAACTAGTTGGTGGTATGAAGTTCTACGAAAGAGCAGAAATCAAAGATTTAATTGCTTATTTTAGAATTCTTACAAATAATAATGATAACTTCTCATTAAAAAGAATAATAAATAAACCAAAAAGAGGAATTGGTAAAACTACAATTGAAAAGCTTGATACAAAATCAATTGAAACAAAAAAACCAATTTTTCAGTTATTAGAAGAGTTAGAGCCAGAAGAGTTATCTCAAGTAGTTGGAAAAAAGAATTCAAGAACATTAAAAGTGTTTATGGCTTCTGTTATGGATTTAAAAGAGACATTAGACGAATCAAAAATGAGATTTTTAGACTCATTTGAAGATACATTTGATTATAGAAGCTCATATGATAATGCACCTGATGGTTTTGATAGACAAGCCAATGTTGATGAGTTTTATGGATATATTAGAGATTATTTTATTCAGCACCCACACTTAGGATTAGAAGATTTTTTAAACGAAATTGCTTTAGAATCTGAGCATAGTGAATTTACTGAAGATATGGTTTCTATGATGAGTATTCATGCTTCAAAAGGATTAGAGTATAAACATCTATTTATAATTGGATTAGAAGAAGGATTTTTCCCAATTATTGGTGATGGAAGTGATATAGAAGAAGAGAGAAGATTAGGTTATGTTGCAATTACAAGAGCAATGGATAATTTAACTATGTCTTTTGTACATTCTAGATTTTATAAAGGTAAAAGAGCAACCTTAAGTAAAAGTAGATTTTTGAGTGAATGTGGTCTTATCAAAGGCTCTTTAACAATTGAAAAAAATTCTACTTATAAAAAAGGTGATTTAGTAAAACATAAAATTTTTGGAATGGGTAGAGTTCAAAAAGCAGTAAAAGCAGGTAAAGATTATAAACTTACAATTAATTTTAGTGGTCAAAGAAGAGATATCTTATCATCATTTATTGAAAAGATGTAA
- a CDS encoding LysR family transcriptional regulator — translation MLTDFAKIETFLTVVREKSFSKASSKLGISQPAVTQQMKYIEDYLDVQIVDRKKNGIRLTKEGQMLYSIAQKIERCVNNAEKELLKIMNKDVTFVFGASFIIGNYILPRFLNNLKENINNDVSINVSVSHKAIEDLLDKKIDIALVENYIPDDNIIYREWMEDEIVIFSNQALPPKAKAKDLLSYRWVCRNPDSHTRLIFKDSLEKANYPDCDTFNVTSEVTSATTIVQTVLHSNKDDVPTVSIVSRNAIESLLKAGVLYESRIGTQKMVRKLYIAYRKDRKHDAFIENVVDYLLKIS, via the coding sequence ATGCTAACTGATTTTGCAAAAATCGAAACATTTTTAACTGTTGTTAGAGAGAAATCATTTTCAAAAGCTTCATCAAAATTAGGGATTTCTCAACCAGCAGTTACACAACAAATGAAATATATAGAAGATTATTTAGATGTACAAATTGTTGATAGAAAAAAGAATGGAATTAGACTTACAAAAGAGGGTCAAATGCTTTATTCTATCGCACAAAAAATTGAAAGATGTGTTAATAATGCAGAAAAAGAGTTATTAAAAATTATGAACAAAGATGTTACTTTTGTTTTTGGTGCATCTTTTATCATTGGTAATTATATTTTACCAAGATTTTTAAATAATTTAAAAGAGAATATAAATAATGATGTGTCAATTAATGTTTCTGTTTCACATAAAGCAATTGAAGATTTATTAGATAAAAAAATAGATATAGCGTTAGTAGAAAATTATATACCAGATGACAATATTATTTATAGAGAGTGGATGGAAGATGAGATTGTGATATTCTCTAATCAAGCTCTACCTCCAAAAGCAAAAGCAAAAGATTTATTATCATATAGATGGGTTTGTAGAAATCCAGATTCTCATACAAGATTAATCTTTAAAGATTCACTTGAAAAAGCAAATTATCCAGATTGTGATACATTTAATGTAACAAGTGAAGTAACAAGTGCTACAACTATTGTACAAACTGTTTTACACTCAAATAAAGATGATGTACCAACAGTATCAATAGTATCAAGAAATGCAATAGAATCATTACTTAAAGCAGGTGTTTTATATGAATCAAGAATTGGAACACAAAAGATGGTTAGAAAGTTATATATTGCATATAGAAAAGATAGAAAGCATGACGCATTTATAGAAAATGTAGTTGATTATCTTTTAAAAATAAGCTAA
- a CDS encoding TIGR01212 family radical SAM protein (This family includes YhcC from E. coli K-12, an uncharacterized radical SAM protein.): MSDLKEVLTIGRYFRSKFGETVYKVPISISGFTCPNIDGTVARGGCSFCENDSFSPNLQEKKPKFKLNPKVKENPFLDNQLKQLDMQFTATKKRLQNKFGANKFLVYFQSFTNTYAPIETLKALYSKALSYDNVIGLSIGTRTDCVTDEILDYLVGLSKDKEIWVEYGIQSFYDETLDEINRGDSSENMKYWINRTKQKGLNVCGHLIYGLPGETQNMMLDTLDETIKLNVDSIKFHPLYVVKNTLLTAKYRNGKFTPISEDLYIDTVVKSVKKLPDNISIQRVTAGIDDSTLLSPQWCKNKHQQIYKIREALLKEGFLY, translated from the coding sequence ATGAGTGATTTAAAAGAAGTATTAACAATAGGAAGATATTTTAGAAGTAAATTTGGTGAAACAGTATATAAAGTTCCTATTTCAATTTCTGGCTTTACTTGCCCAAATATAGATGGTACAGTAGCAAGGGGAGGGTGTTCTTTTTGTGAGAACGACTCTTTCTCTCCTAATTTACAAGAGAAAAAACCAAAATTTAAATTAAATCCAAAAGTAAAAGAGAATCCTTTTTTAGATAATCAACTAAAACAACTTGATATGCAGTTTACTGCAACGAAAAAGAGATTACAAAATAAATTTGGTGCTAATAAATTTCTGGTTTATTTTCAATCTTTTACAAATACTTATGCACCAATAGAGACACTAAAAGCACTATATTCAAAAGCACTAAGCTATGATAATGTAATAGGTTTATCAATAGGAACAAGAACTGATTGTGTTACAGATGAGATATTAGATTATTTAGTTGGTTTATCAAAAGATAAAGAGATTTGGGTTGAGTATGGTATTCAATCTTTTTATGATGAAACACTTGATGAAATTAATAGAGGTGATTCAAGTGAAAATATGAAGTACTGGATAAATAGAACAAAACAAAAGGGATTAAATGTTTGTGGGCATTTAATTTATGGTTTACCTGGTGAAACACAAAATATGATGCTTGATACACTTGATGAAACTATAAAACTTAATGTTGATTCTATTAAATTTCACCCTTTGTATGTTGTAAAAAATACACTATTAACTGCAAAATATAGAAATGGAAAATTTACTCCAATAAGTGAAGATTTATATATAGATACAGTTGTAAAATCAGTAAAAAAACTTCCTGATAATATATCTATTCAAAGAGTAACAGCTGGAATTGATGACAGCACACTTTTATCACCACAATGGTGTAAAAATAAACATCAACAAATATATAAAATAAGAGAAGCTTTGTTAAAAGAGGGATTTTTATATTAA